The following is a genomic window from Benincasa hispida cultivar B227 chromosome 7, ASM972705v1, whole genome shotgun sequence.
attatataaagtCGTTAATAGTATAGAGATttgcatttcaccaggatgaccataggtgacatgacctaaatcctaagtaggttatgaacttctgcctatgaaggcgatcctttgatttgtatgggtgatagTGGCCAGACTGCCAACTCAATATACCTagcattttggggattcgtctgattggggagctgggaacacagctacacaagacgaaaatCACTTATTCTCCGAtattgaggtaagtagataaattactctcttaacggcttattccggggcttaaacattgtggtcacaccctctcttggcccaagagagacttggtcatagttagactatgacttattgttcattagagggatcaatggtacttaagaagttagatgtaactacaaaggcaaaacggtaattttggccaatTGTACTtgcgagcaatttgtgaagggtcatcgcactattgactggttatattcaatggacacagaaatatatctatattgcGAAAAGTacaactgtcaatctttagtggagtgatcaacagttaatgaatgttgggtaatttaattaaagagtttaattaattattcaaatatcattagagcttcaaatCTAcgggtccataagatcccctgtAGATCAACAAAGATTATTGAGAACtaagttttggattaatttgaattgttcaattaattaaggaaattaattatgtatgctataattaattaaattaattatgagtgatataattaattaaattaattatgtgtgaaataattaatataatatatttgatacattataatataaagtttatttttagaggaattaaatattttaatatgattcaaatattagttacatggatgagatccatataattgaatttaatataaatatgatttatattaaatgtcatgtaatgttgagagaaaatgaaaatataggttatattgtatttgatacaatataaaactataggctatttgttatatttgatatatatatatatatatattattaatttaattaaagggagggagttctCTCAAAGAGATCATGGAACTACAGAGGGGGGCAATCAGTTAGTTAGTCTTCCCCAATCTCTCTGAATGTCAGAGAAAGCTctctgaaaaaagaaaaaaaatcctctCAACctatttttttccctcttccaagattgtgtagagcccaccactcctacaTATTCTTCTTCCCAAGAGAATATAGAAGGTTCTCAAGTGGTGCTGTCTTGGTATGAAAATCAAGATCCAGAACAAAGGGTTCGTGATCCGAATCGAGGGAtttcatgaagaaatttggcTTCAAGGGAAAGCGTTTTTTCTTCCTTATTCTTTATGTAAtcagcatgctgtaatttttagtttgtaatgcataatttttttttatgctctgtaattttataattatgtgAAAACGaaaattgggaacgatcccTGCTTTCCACAGGGACCTTCATCAGTTTCCTTCATCTAGTAGGGTGGCGTCAAGGAGGGATTTTTATGTTATGGGTACTTCTCATGCTCTCAAGGCTTCTGCTCTTGATCAAGGTGCCCTAGACGTCAATTTTCGTGTGCGAACTTTCTGACCCATAATTGGCCCGAAATAAATATGGTGGGTCAGAACCTTAACAAAACATCTGGCACTAGAGGGTTTTGGAAACAGAGCTCATTTTGAGCACGAAACTTTCATCCCAAAACCGTCACCCAGAAACTGTAACTTTAAACCCACGAAATCCGTGCCACTTTTTCTTTGCCATATAAATGGGTCCAGTTGATCGAGGGCATCTAGTTGAATAGcattgaagaaatattttcgGTTCCATGAGCAAACTTTTCATCCCAAAATTTTTCTGAAACGAATACAGTTGGTTAGAACCTTTACAAAACACCTGGCGCCGGCGGATTTTGGGAACGATTTATTAAGGTTACGATTGTATAGCAATATATAGACGATTGTTTATTACAATATAAAGGcttgtttaattatataaatgatcAATTAGTATTTATATAAACAATCGTTTATATAATACTCTATAATCGTTTAGTATTATATAAACGATCTTTTATATTCTACTTCATGATCATGTAGTattatataaacgatcgtgtatataatactgaacgatcgtttagtagtaTATACGTGATCGCGTATACAATTTTAAGCAGACACTTATAAATAGTTGTGTGATCGCTTATCAATTACTGGGtgatttcttaaaatttgattgggtaTTGCTTAATTGTACGATGTTCAATTTTAAGCGAACACTTATAAAGAACTTCGACTACCATGTAAAGAAGTCAACGAAGAGCTTGCTAGTTATACGGTGTTCGGCAGAGGAATGTAAGTGGAGGGTCCGtgcaaaaaaattgaaagaaagtgGTTCCTTCAAAGTAGGGTACCTCACTGTACCCTAAACAGTTCCATAACTGGGCAACATATTTGTTCtacattgtatttttttaatattattcgGTTCAACATAGATATATAGTGCAAATTACTTCAAGAAATTCAAGTATAGATTACCATACATATTGATTAGCCTACAACTGGGCAATGTATTGTTTCCTAAAAAATTCCATATTGTTCTGTTCTAAGCTATCCCTATATGTACCCATTACAAGATATTTTTACTTTGTTTAGCTGAAATACATTCTTATTCAATGATTTATAAGATGGAGCACAAGAACAAGTTCATCTAAAAATTCTAGGAATTGTAACCTTGCTGACTTTGGTGGCTATGAACTTACTTGACGTGGATAAAATTTCGTAAGCCCAAACCTATAATATGGGAGCTTTTGTTACACATACAATATTAACACACATATTAAAGTGAAATGGAAACAAAAGTACATACCTGAAATGTAAGTGCAAATCcctatatataataatatgaggcaagatgagcattttctgctttctttttcTCATGTGCCTTCTGCTTCCCACGTATGATAGTCTTCATGCTATTCAaggtatatttgaaaatgacaGAAGACCAGTCATAATGTCTAAATATTTCTGGGTCATAAAAAATCCTAAATATCTTCACATCAATTTGGGTTTTCTTGTCTTTTCCAACTATCACCATTTCGATGAATAATGCCAATGCAACCTTGACGACATCTTCATCATTTGTAGAAGTAAATTTCTCAAATGCTTCTCCATATCCTTGCAATAACTATCTTTATCATTTGGGTCCTTCAGTCCAAGAATGAGTTGTTGCAGTCTCTCATCGCTTGTTTCTCTTTCTACAATTTCCTTGGTCAACCACAACCTAGTTATCAGATTAAAATCGTTTTAGGAGAATGTTACCTTCTTCACGAATATGTTGAATGATATAACGTCTAGGTTCACATCCGTTACCTCCCTCAACAGAAAATAGTGAAAAAGTTGCCTATTAAATACAAGATCTACGGCCAATAGTGGACCAAAAGCCATTGTCCTAAACATTCTCATCTGCTCTTTTGTCAACTTATTCTTAATAACTGATGCAGTTTTATGCACTTGGCAAGAAATTGTAGCAGAAAATATTTCTCAGCAGAGACAGTCATCTTATCAACCTGTAACAAATGTATACATTACACAATAAGTAAAATATCGCGtaataaaaactaaacgatcgtgtaacataAGACAAAACGATCGGATAACAAAcaattaaacgatcgtgtaacaaacaactaaacgatcgcattacaaatacctaaacaatcgtgtaacatacaactaaacgatcgcattataaatacctaaacgatcgtgtaacaaacaactaaatgatcgcataacaaacaactaaaaaatTGCATTACAtatacctaaacgatcgtataacaaatAACTAAACAATCACATTACAAATacctaaatgattgcatagtgAGTCCACTAAACGctcatacatttttttttctaaacgatcgtttacgtttcTCTAATCGATCGATTAAAGAATACTAAACGCTCGTCTAGGATTATCTAAGCAATCTCTTAAGAACGAATACATGATCATTTAACAAAAGCTGAGAGATTGTTTAACAAATGGTAGGCGCGAACCCTTTGCGAACCCTAAACGACCGACAAGAATCctaaaaaaatatcaacataCATTCAAGGAGAAGAGTCACATACCTTTCAGAGATCGACAACAGTGGAAAATGTATACAAACGACCAGCAAGAAGATGGCCAAACGCTCGGATGAAGATGGGAGATGATAAGTCAGGTACGAGAGcaaaaatgagagaaaacaaGAGTCAAAATCGCACATTGAGAGAAGATGTAAGCGAAAAAGTAAGATGAATAATGCTTTGTAGTATAGTTGGaagagttttttaaatttagaataaatttgGTATTTTATAAGAACAAAACGTCAGTCATAAGTTTTTTGGAAAAGGTCATCCAATAAAAATTTTTTAGAGTGGGTCATTTCGTGAAATTTTCCTTCGTGACACACTAGCCATTGCTCCAAGCATTTCCATGGCTTTGAACACGGTGCTTGTTTCAGGTGAAtcctttcttttccatttttctaCATTCGATTTCTCAAAGCGTATCGTGGTTGCTCTAATTTTGGAAGGCAGAGAATTATGTATTCGGAATCCtgattgttcttttttttttcctatgatCAAAGAACTGTAAATTGATTGATTATcgaaagattttctttagaaattaTGATGATATCGCCgactatttgaattttgaacatcGACTTAATGTTCTGTTCATCGAGAACAAAGTAACATGCATTGCCGTCTTCTAGTTTAGGTTTCTGGATAGTGTAGTTTGCGCCCGAGTAATTGAAAGCTTATAGAATAGATTCAGTCAAATTCGTGAATAGCTTTTTACACAGAATAATGaaatttttaggttaatttctTGTGTGGATTTGAGCTAGATTAATGGGGATTCTACATTAATTTTTCGAAACTCTGGAAATTTGTGTGGTGTACGTACATTGCACGAGAATGTATGATGTAGAATTTTCTTCTACTCTAGATTTTTAAAAGTACAGGCATTCCAATTCTAGACTTTACAATTTCAAGCTGTACGGTGCCTAATTTTTCAGACCTGATTAATAAATTCCTCCTTAAAGCAGTGATGGTTTCCTACATAATGGAAATTTTTACTCCGAGAGTGTTAGTGCAAAGAGAAGGGGATTTCTTGAATGTATAGTGAGCTCTATGAATTTTGTTGATTAATTAGAAGGGCATCTTTGGTGCTTATTTATTAGAGATTCGAGTTTATCTAATAAAAAGATCGGAAATAGTTGCTGAAATTGTTTGAGACAGACATCTTATGTTGCATGTTCATAAAGTCCTACATATTGTACTCAACAGTACAAATTACAGATAGCCATGAACAACATTTTGCGTTGACTTATAGCATACCCCAAGATAGGAATCTAgtaagaagaaagaagatgTCATTAATATCTTATAAGTCTGTACTTTCTTATTCTCTATCGGTCTCTATCAGCCCCTGCAAAGTTCTGGTATTTCCTGATCATCTGAAACTGTAAGGCTGGAAGATGATAATAAGTAAATCCCAACTTCACTAACTGTCTTCCTTGAACGCAATGGTTGCTGAGATTGAGACTGCTTGCAGTGTGCAATTGCTCCCTGAATTGAGTTCTCAATCTCCGAATTCACACTGCCACATCTCTTTAGGTAATTCCTGCTCGAAATATTTGGACATGAAGAGGAAGAGGGATATTGTGGTGCAGAAGATGGTGATTTGATATTTGGTTGTCTCTTAATGACCATTGAGAATGATCTTCTGTTGCGACTACTGTTTTCCGTATTGCCTTTGTCTTTGTTGGAATTAGCAATCGAGCTCGAAATTGGTCCAAATGGCTTTCTTTTTTCCACTTTAGCGCTCTTTTTTGAATATTCATTCGCTTTTGAAGCTGATCCTTCATCTGCAATCTTTGCAGCTGCTGCACAGGACTCATCTGAGCAACCTGATTTAGTAAACAAAGATTTGATGTAAGCCCTGGAAGCTTTCAGCTTGAGACAAAGGGTAGAATGCTTAAGCTTTTTGGTCCAGGACTTTTTCAAACTTTCACCATTCAAATAGCTCACATCTGCTGAATACTCTAGAAGATACTCATCTGGATTTAGTTCCCTACTAATCCGAAAAGATTCCGAAGGAGAAATGTTGCAGGATTCAAAAGGAGTACTGGTAGGTGTATTGACAGAAGTGGATAATGGAGTGGTGTAAAATTCTTCAAACGTGTCTTTTCTGTAATCATAATCAGAACTAGACTTTTGCAAGAGTTTCTCTATCATTTGCAGGCGTGGGGGATGATGAAGGGGAAGAAGCTTTCCATTGTAGAAGAGCTCATCAGCTGGAGAAGTCGTCGGCTCTCTCCCCCGAGAATTCAAAGACATTTGAAACTCGAACTCTCTGGATTGTCGTGGAGAGCTTTTGGAGCAGCAGTGAAAGTTGGTGTATGAACCAATTTCCATGTCTATATAGTCATCATCAGATGGATCACAAGATGGAATGTCAACAGCCATATCTAGTaactccctctctctctctggAATTTGCTTATTTGAAACTGTGCTTTATCAGGTGGTTCAAGAGTAGGAGCACCTTTACAAATGAGGATGCTGGACTTTATATCAGGTCTATAGAGAATAAAGTATGGGGAATTTATAATTGATACTCTTTTAATAATGCTTCCAAATAGGAAATTAGAACATAATTGGAGCTAACCTGCTTATCACAATTTTATTAATCCTCAGTgaactatttcttttttctttatctttttccttttttaacgCATAGtgaactagttttttttttaatttttctgggTGTGTGTGGCTGATTTCTCATTGCTTTTCACTATGCTACTACAAAAGAATGCACTAAATTAGTCTGGTCTCTTTCTTTAGTATTATTCTTTATAGTGATGTAGAAAACCATTAAGAATTTAAAATAGtgaaattttgcatatttttcaTTGGAGCTTACTTTGCTTGCAAATCACTGAAATTGGGTAAAATGTTTCTCAACCATTATTAAAGAATCAGTTGACAAGAATTCATCAAACAAAATAATACACAGAAAATTAGaaccaaataaacaaaaagGGTTAGCTTAGGCATTAACCTTTATTCCAAAGGAATAGATGTAGAaggtaactcaatcaaaacaatATTGTTTTCTGTAGCTTAGAGTAAAAGGGATAAAATCTCAAAGTTCCCTTTCTAAATGCTAATCTAAGATTCTTAGTTCGGGCAcctgaaaattaattaaattagtagaGCCATCTTTTTCAACAGCTGTCTGGCTCTCCAGACAAATATCAGTTTTAAGAACCAAACCATGCCCTAAAACCAGGCTTTTTTGCTCTCTTACAGCATGCTAAGTTCCTTCATATTTCCATGTGGTccttgaaataaaataaattaataaacaaaaacatgaTTGAAGACAGCTCCTCTTTCAACTAGAACATTACTTAGGCTGCCACAGAAGCACTTTTGTCTGATTTTATTTCTGTCTACTGAATTCCTGGGTGGCTTTACTTTTCAACAATCTTACCAATCCAAATACACTGATTGGTTAGTGTTGAAatcttttttcctctttttattttctttctttttgttttatatGTTTTACATCAAAAACTCACTTTTAAACTGCTCTTATAAATTTTTCGGGCAATATGAAAAAGTTATTGACCCCATAGAGAATTAACAATGTCCAGACATTTAATAGTGGAGGAGGGAAATTCCGGATTTATTTGCCTTAAATGCTTGATACTTTTACCATTGTCCTCTGCTTTTAATACATTCCTCCACGTTTTTTATTTGTCTTACTCTCTTCAAAGATAacttattttagaattttggaaGTTCTCAGTTCCAAAATGCTTACAGTTTTGATATAATTAGACTCAGAGGGTGAAACATGGACTCCACAACATGTGAAAATGCTCAAGAAGGGAGAAACAGGAAGCTTCAGAATTTGTCTGTGGGCTCTGCAAATGTAGATCAAAAGCATAGTATTCAACTTGATTGGAATGATTTGCTCATGGATTTTAATAAGATCCGAGTTAACTCAGAGTTAGTTTTGCAAGGATGCTTGTGTATCTTACTCTATTTAGTTTTTTCTAAtcttttctttaagaaaataaaatgaaaaataactcGGAGTTGTGTAATTTGTGTTTGGTTTGTACAAAGGAATAAGTCAAGGAAACCTGAGTTTTAATTATgtgtttgattttgaaatttataatctGCAGAAGTACAGTTTGTAATTAGCAAATCTACCTATCAAATTACACAACCTGGTCTCGACAAAAACTCAATCTATCATggtttttcaaagtttttttctttGACAACGAAGAAGTTTAAAGTCgaattttttaatgatattttggcACACTCaggttttgaattcaaaatttgaactGTTGATGTCTTGTGAGACTTTTATTATTGTATCACAGTCTTCATAACTATAATCTATAACTAAAGACTATATAGGATAATTTATAAAGTTATCATATTGGATCTAGCAAGTGTCTAATCTCaatctaaaaaatttaaaagtgtgaaaaatacaaaacaaatttTAGAAGGGTGTTTAAAAAAACCAACCATTAAAAGATGAAAACTCACTGTCCATCACAAAGGAGTTTCTAATTTGCCAACTTGATTTATAAATGGAAATAATTGCTGCAAATTCCACCTTTTTTTAGtgtaaaaagaaattgaaaacaaaCTAAGCAACAAGAACATCTTGACACAAAGCACCATGGAAATCCTCTATTCAGACTCCATTCCAAAAATTCTCTAGTATATATTAAAGCATTTTCACCATACTTTATAAATTCCACCTTTATGGTTTTACTTAATTTACAAATTGTATCTTTATGTTTCAAAAACAGTTCCAATCATTACCATAGTTtataaattaacaaattaaacCCTCCTGTTGATAAGTTTGAAAGAAACCTATATACATTAtgcatattattaaattaaaaccaCAAAGTTAACTTTACGATTTCACAAACTACACGCTTTCAGAACTaatgttaaaatttttaaaaacgtgCTTTGCAAAATAAacaaatcacaaaatgtaaatTTGCAAGTACCCCTTGAGTGAGTGTGAGAGGCCAACTCACTGACATCACAAAACAAAagtaattcaaatatttaatcaaaatcAAGATAACAAttctagagagagagagaaggaaaGAAGAGGAGAGAGAGGCTACATTTAAGAGCCACAAATAAGATTCATCTCAGAGACCCACCACCCAGAAAATCAGGATGAAAAGCTATCTTCTAATTGGCTAAGGCCTAAGGGCTGACAACTTgaaacttttattattattattatttatcaagATAGGGTGCTTATTAGCCATAGAAATTTCTTGTTCCATCCACCAACGGGGTGCTTGGCCCTCAATTTGCCTATCAATTTGCCTAAGAATTTTTCTAGTATTAGAACTATGCATTCCTTTGTTCAACTATAAAATTATCTTCATAAATTTTTGTGAACTCCACGTTAATGTTAAGTGaatctcattttatttatttcactcattttatttataaaagtacATTAATGTGACACACGATGATAATAGTATGAAAAATCGTCCATACTTCATAGTATAGGAAATTTTCCCATTTTGCCTTAGGTGAAAAGGACTATTATAGTCCACTTAATGTTGGAGCCTCCCATGACCATTATGATAGTTGAAATTCCAAATTATTATAACTCACACTTAGTTATAGGTACAGATTATTATCACCCACAAGTTAGAATTACCcattataataatcaactcaACACCCAAACAACTTCAAAACAATGAGTTGCAGCCAAAAAGATAAAACTACAAGTATTTAAGAACTGCCCTTTCAAGAAAGATTTGGGCCAGGCATGTTTCAGCCCACTACTTTCTGTGCCCTATCCTTGAAGGCAGAGGAGGCTCATTAACCATCATGTTGTCCTTTAAAAGATGAGACAAATTCCAACTACCATATCAAGGAAACCTTTCTGAGACATATCAGTATTAACAAAAATCTTCTAACCCCGCACCAACTGATTCGTCAGAAAACATTGGGGTCTCCCACTAAAGGATGGTTTGCTTAAGAAACTAATAACTTACCCCTTTGAATACCAGTTTATCTAAAAGGTTGGACTTACTTTCATATCAAGTCTTCTTGATTCGACTGTTTCCCTTCTTTGGCTTTATATTACAACATAAATGTTCCAGTGTTTATACAAGTGACCAAATTAAAAAACCAGAAAATATACAGAGAACAATTACAAAGGAAAGATTATGATGAAATCATGCAGCTTCGGGGTTGGGGGTATGCCAAAAGCAAACCTATGACCTTTCTTCATAATAAATTAGGCTGGTTCATTCATGAGTACATAATATGACAGCTAGTTCTCTGAGTCACCTGATCTCAGTTCCTTTTCGAGCTCATCGAACTCCCATTCACCAATGTCTTCTGATGAATAGTCGTGACTGACTTTCCCGAATTCTGATTCCAGCTTTGCTAGCTCAGCTGCAGCATCTAGTGTTTGTTCTACCTTGACTGCAGGTAGTTCAGGATGCTTACCAGTTTCGATCTTTGAGTTCTTCTTGTCTTCCATCGAAGGTTGGGGAACATTACTACTCTCCACCTCCTCTCTAGATTCATTTTCGGGTTTTGGAGGTGGAGTTTCGATTTCTAGATTGGGTCTCTCGATAGATTCAAATTTTTCCCGTAGTTCTTCGATATCATCAAACAAATCTTTAACTCTAGAATCATCTTTCCTGATTTGAGGTAAAAAGAAGAGTTACTTTTGGGTCATGAGGAAATGTAACATAGATGAGTCATGAGTGTTAGAATAGAATGCGCATGTCACAGAAACTTGGATCATACCTGGAAACTTGAGCTTGCTGAGCCAAAAACTGCTCTTTCATGTTATCCACCACACTGAAGGTAGTAATAATCTGAAACAAGAAAACAGATCAAGGTTATAATTGTTCAACATCCAAGATGAAGTCAATATTACACTTGGCAGGAAAATTGAAGGCAGCAGATATATGTCCTATAATTGGGACAATCTTTTGCAACGTATTcattaaaaactaaaacaataCAAAAACAGGCCAAACACTGCACCGGAAGACAAGCCCCATGCACGAACCCACTCAAAATTTGCAAGTCATGTATAACCATCCCGATTATACATATAAGATATagcaaaaaaacaagaaacaactcAAAACAAGTAGAATCCGAAAGAAAGAGTAGTGAAGTGCAGTGCAGCATTCTAACATCCTAACAATCTTGAACAAATCTTGAATATTTATCCCATTTCTCTTCACATAAATAGCCCATGCACAAGAGTCAAAGGTCTGAAACACTAAAACCTGCCTCTATTATGAAAGGATCAGAAGCTCAATCAACAAACCATACAAGACAAATTACGAACAAATTTCCCAGAAAGTTAGAAGAAACCTGCCCAAATGggaggagaaaaaaaataaacaaagataCCCTTATTATCCTTACCACCCGGTAGTAGTAAGCATTATGAAAGGAGGCAGGAGGCATATGATAACAGACCTCTTATTCTCcttgaacaaattttaaatttacaaaaagTATCCATCATCATCTTTCCACCTTGACTTTGCACAGCCCATTCCCAATAGAAAAATGGAGacaggaaaaaaggaaaaagaaaaaagaggggaaaaaaatggGATATGTTCAGAGATACGAATTTCCAGAGACACCACCACAACTACTTTGCATGTGAAgccattatttttaatttgaaggTTCTCGATTTCTGACCTCCCTCACAGTTAGATTTAGGCACATCATCCCATCTACCAAAGAAAGAACTGTTTTCCTTATCCACCCACTCCCAAGGAATCTCTCATTAACTTCTCTAAAACATCAGTCGCTAAGCGCAAATTTTTAACGGAAAAGATTAGCAGATAGGAATCCTACTTGAAAGTCGATGAAGGTCTttctcaaaagaagaaaacatttttccagCTGTAGTCTATTTCCAATTTTTATGATAGGTTCCAAAAAATTCCTAGACCTTAGCTTATGTCCCAACCAGAGACCACAGTACTAAGGTAGCACAAGAGAAGCAGGACGACAAGAAAACCAAGGAAACCAGCATGATAAGCAATGTGCACTGTGAACACTCCGGTCTATTGATAGTAAGAGATCTGAAATCGACTGGAAAGTGGCAGGAACCCCAATGGTGTTCTCCAAATTAAAAAATGAGACATTTTGGAAGGAAGAAATTAGATGCACAAGTCAATCTGATTTAAGACTGGGTTACTAGATCGCAACTACTttcttttccccttttcttCTGTTTTTGATAGGACAGATCACACCTACATAAATTAATAATGCAGAAAAGATCATTCACAATTGCAACGAAGCACAAGCATcattttttctcttcaattctTGAAGAAGCATTCCTGCTGAAAAACAGGAATAACCCAGAATATTATATGAGAAACCAAACCAAACATCCCACCTTATGCaaacaaaaagagagagagagaggaaagaTGAGAT
Proteins encoded in this region:
- the LOC120082152 gene encoding probable membrane-associated kinase regulator 4, whose product is MAVDIPSCDPSDDDYIDMEIGSYTNFHCCSKSSPRQSREFEFQMSLNSRGREPTTSPADELFYNGKLLPLHHPPRLQMIEKLLQKSSSDYDYRKDTFEEFYTTPLSTSVNTPTSTPFESCNISPSESFRISRELNPDEYLLEYSADVSYLNGESLKKSWTKKLKHSTLCLKLKASRAYIKSLFTKSGCSDESCAAAAKIADEGSASKANEYSKKSAKVEKRKPFGPISSSIANSNKDKGNTENSSRNRRSFSMVIKRQPNIKSPSSAPQYPSSSSCPNISSRNYLKRCGSVNSEIENSIQGAIAHCKQSQSQQPLRSRKTVSEVGIYLLSSSSLTVSDDQEIPELCRG